The following nucleotide sequence is from Pochonia chlamydosporia 170 chromosome 4, whole genome shotgun sequence.
TACCCGTCCAGTCGATCAACTACATCGCGAGATGCCATTGCTCTCATACGAAAGTCGTGCAGATGAATGCCCAGGGAAGTACCCACGGTCAATGGAACGCCTTGGTGCACTTTGGATAGGGTCGTGATAGACCATTCGAATGATTCCCGGCTTACAACCTCCAAACGGTTCAGATCCACTTCGATAAGGTCTGGAAACATAATTAGCTCCATTCATACAAGCTGTATAGTCGGAAGGCTGTAGGCTTACGACTTTGGACAGCGAAGAATGCCCTGTGGTTGTCATTGTTCACGCTGACACATTCCGTGACACCGGTGTCTATCTTCTTTGATCTTCTGCTGTTTTGGTCACCAGGGCCATCAATGAAGAGTATGCCCGGATCGCTGGATGCAAGTATGCTACCTTGCTGACCTCGTGTTCCTCTGACATCCCACAGACAGACTGATCCATCGTCCAGCGGCGAAACTGCGAGCATGGTGCCGGCACCATCGTTTCCATCGTATGGACTGTACAACGCCATGCCTCGTGCCTCTATGGTagcctcaacaccacggTCATGCATTCGCGGAGTCTGAAGCCAGTTGACACATGTAGGGCCATGTCTATGAATGTACTCGTCGTACCACGATACTCGTTCGCCGGGGAAGACAGGGTCCCAATTGGCCATATCCTGGAGCTTACGCGAGCGACCGGTGAGGGTGGATGCCGTCAAGAAGTCGTCTCGATATACTGGACGGGTAGGAGAGGATTCGGGATCGCTATCCAATTGCATTGGGTCATGGTGGGAGGATTCACCATGGCGTTCTGCGAGGGGCCGAAAAATGTTGCGACGGCTCTTGAGTGATTGGTACCATTGTGAATTTTCAAAGGCCAACCGTTTCCATAGCTCATCGTCGAGGCAAAGCTCACGGAGCCTTCGACAGACAAGCTGCAAGCTGGTGACGTGATGGGGCTCGAGGTCTGGAATGTGAGACCAAATGCTTTTGATTAGCGTACTGCTATTTTGATGTTACACGAATTGTGCAGGGAGCAGGAACATGGAGCAGAGCAGGTccaaggctgttgttggcctGCACAGCCAGATAGATGCCATTGCTGGAGGGGCAGTGGGGAGGGGCTGCAAGCTTACAGCTTAATATTTGGAGGAGAAGTTCATCCGGGAGCTCGTCCCATCGCGATGGACTCTCTGATAAAGCCATGGCGCATGGTGACGAGccagaagaaaagagaatGGGAGTAGCAATATTAAGGAGTGATATTGGATGGATGAAAGGGAATTCGAAGGAAggggaaaagagaaaagagaagccGTCTGCAATGGGTTGAGGTTgcagccaaaccagaccaacgACTCGACTTGCAGAACAGTGCGGAAgtggacatggcatgacatggacatggacatggacttgaggGTGGATGTGGATTTGAAGTGGATgtaggtacctgggtagaTAGACAGGTGTCTGCTTGCCCGCTTGCctgcttgacttgactaGCCAGAGTTGGGATGGACAGGCAGATGGAGCACTAGGGAAGGAGCATTCACGCTCATGCCCTGAGCTTGTATTGGCCGAGACGAATTTACGGACATACGTGGAGACGTGGATGCGGCTTGTGAAATGTGGAAAGAGCGATCAATGATGGTTGCGGCAAACTTGGGGGGAACGGAACCAAGTCTGGCGTGAGAGTTACTGCAGATTGTACCAGGCATGATGGCTGGGCCAACAATTGCACACGCTGCTTTAATCCGGCTTCCTCTCCGCCACCATCACACGAGCAAACCCATGGCCGAGCATACACGTGGTCCAAACCTCCTGTTGAGCCTCTTTGTGCCTGTTGTAGGTTGGTCTGGCGAACCAGTGGCTTGCCGACTCGTTATCGAAGATTGATGCATGGGGTTCACTGCTCACAGATTCCGATGGGATGACAACGATGCCGCCCATGCACGAGATAGTAGGCGCCCCATTCCACCTACAAGGCAACCCGTTTCAGGAGCCCTGGCCCTTGTCTCTGGCATTTCGTTTGTTCTGTTGGCAGAAGTCCGACAGGCAGTCTCACTGCACATGCCTTCAGCAGTCTTTCGCAGGGGAGCTGGATCGGCTGAGCcgaaacaccagacacctaTCAAACGCCATC
It contains:
- a CDS encoding F-box domain-containing protein (similar to Verticillium alfalfae VaMs.102 XP_003002600.1); translated protein: MALSESPSRWDELPDELLLQILSYLEPHHVTSLQLVCRRLRELCLDDELWKRLAFENSQWYQSLKSRRNIFRPLAERHGESSHHDPMQLDSDPESSPTRPVYRDDFLTASTLTGRSRKLQDMANWDPVFPGERVSWYDEYIHRHGPTCVNWLQTPRMHDRGVEATIEARGMALYSPYDGNDGAGTMLAVSPLDDGSVCLWDVRGTRGQQGSILASSDPGILFIDGPGDQNSRRSKKIDTGVTECVSVNNDNHRAFFAVQSHLIEVDLNRLEVVSRESFEWSITTLSKVHQGVPLTVGTSLGIHLHDFRMRAMASRDVVDRLDGYQRDEADVFRAIFDTKPLPPYASLSQPTPISILHLPRPGSHDQVSDDIYVSGRFSNILHYDRRKFPAIVGSIYSGALVKSLAALPYPFSAVDTEVRRQAELTAEQVTKLKSEGEGRTLIAGGGYKSKGSLEIYGLSSAAGTGGDSTLQNSVTKNRQTAASSTILSVENHGSKIVFSDGSGFIKWFERDGSTECRRMRIGHSDTEEQSSLFASMPASDDMARKLISTKCRQGNDRPNNDNVLLWTGEKLGLVSFTKSPIFEEKDFEAQGLELDAENEKRQQYAHRMRRALERQADEVKFIGSLGDPTYGPR